From Electrophorus electricus isolate fEleEle1 chromosome 8, fEleEle1.pri, whole genome shotgun sequence, the proteins below share one genomic window:
- the mllt11 gene encoding protein AF1q has translation MLEITSSQYDSFLFWRQPIPSLDLSELEDLGFSEPKSKESLHGKSSPKSPALEDEDLEFSEFSTFNYWKEPIASIDTLDFNLLL, from the coding sequence ATGCTGGAGATAACTAGCAGCCAGTACGACTCCTTCCTGTTTTGGAGACAGCCTATCCCATCTCTGGACCTGTCAGAGTTGGAGGATCTCGGCTTTTCGGAACCGAAGTCCAAGGAGAGCCTGCACGGGAAGAGCTCCCCAAAGTCTCCAGCGCTAGAAGATGAAGATCTGGAGTTCTCTGAATTCTCAACCTTTAACTACTGGAAAGAGCCCATTGCTAGTATTGACACCTTGGATTTCAATCTGCTACTGTGA